One genomic window of Mucilaginibacter sp. SJ includes the following:
- a CDS encoding glycosyltransferase family protein: MKEKILIVVQARMASSRLPGKVMLPILGKSLLARMIERLKMISHEAEVIIATSETPDDDIIVNEAINIGLPYYRGSLNNLLDRHYQAAKLHNADVVLKIPSDCPLIDPRIVDHVLDYFFANQNSFDFVSNLHPATYPDGNDVEIMTMDCLTKAWEQASRELELEHTTPYIWENPQLFRLGNITWPAGLDYSMSHRFTIDYAEDYYFIERVFRELYADNNNFSCDDILNLLIQKPEIYNISAQYAGVNWYRHHVDELKTITSAQTKQAPTTNLQEL, from the coding sequence GTGAAAGAAAAGATCTTAATAGTAGTACAGGCCCGCATGGCATCAAGCCGTTTACCGGGCAAGGTAATGCTGCCTATACTGGGTAAAAGCCTGCTGGCAAGGATGATTGAGCGGCTTAAAATGATTAGCCACGAGGCTGAAGTGATCATCGCCACATCCGAAACGCCGGATGATGATATTATCGTCAATGAAGCTATCAACATAGGTCTCCCTTATTATCGCGGCAGTCTGAATAACCTGCTCGACAGACATTACCAGGCAGCGAAATTGCATAATGCAGATGTTGTATTAAAGATCCCCTCTGATTGCCCGCTCATTGATCCGCGTATTGTGGACCATGTATTGGATTACTTTTTTGCCAACCAAAACAGCTTTGATTTTGTAAGCAACCTGCACCCGGCTACATATCCCGATGGCAACGATGTGGAGATCATGACCATGGATTGCCTCACCAAAGCTTGGGAACAAGCAAGCCGGGAGCTGGAACTGGAGCATACCACTCCTTATATATGGGAAAATCCTCAATTATTCAGGCTTGGTAACATAACCTGGCCTGCCGGTTTGGATTATTCCATGTCGCACCGGTTTACGATTGACTATGCAGAAGACTATTATTTCATAGAACGGGTATTCCGCGAATTATATGCAGATAACAATAATTTCTCGTGCGATGATATCCTTAACCTGCTAATTCAAAAACCCGAGATCTATAATATCAGTGCACAATATGCCGGGGTAAACTGGTATAGGCACCATGTAGATGAGTTAAAAACCATTACATCTGCCCAAACCAAACAGGCGCCCACAACAAACTTACAGGAATTATAA